One window of Bacteroidales bacterium genomic DNA carries:
- a CDS encoding ABC transporter substrate-binding protein translates to MTRLSRYLFLAIVALPFDGAAQDQQRVPGEHLTPSGKIGIGLLLPDPSYWKVAEAAELAILEANDAGGYKQHDFELIIRTAEGFWGAGSKESVSLVYEDRVRAIIGSLDGRNGHLAEQVATKSHLTYMETFATEPTLSQAFVPWFMRVVPNDDQQAAVILDQIQKEGGGKTGILSVESYDTRYAIKSLTKAVTQKTGMAPVLIPLDTSHTRQQRVFGQIISNELDHLIIPYYAANMSDLIQSLGTQKPGLKIYGTLHFKMGMESRESGSEAFEGIYLIGLHAARESKFPDCRSAYLYDAVNLVINAIQHVGTDRTSITNYLSESTFYKGLSGTISFDELGNRKSVPSLLRIENGSLHVLNHP, encoded by the coding sequence TTGACCCGGCTTTCACGATACCTGTTTCTGGCGATCGTGGCCCTTCCTTTTGACGGGGCCGCTCAGGATCAGCAGCGAGTTCCCGGGGAGCATCTGACCCCTTCAGGCAAGATAGGCATCGGACTGCTCCTCCCCGATCCCAGCTATTGGAAAGTAGCTGAGGCAGCAGAACTGGCCATTCTGGAAGCCAATGATGCAGGCGGCTATAAGCAGCACGATTTTGAACTGATCATCCGCACTGCAGAAGGGTTCTGGGGCGCAGGTTCCAAAGAATCGGTCAGTTTGGTTTATGAGGACCGTGTCCGGGCTATCATCGGGTCACTGGACGGCCGGAACGGACATCTGGCCGAACAGGTGGCCACCAAGTCGCACCTCACTTACATGGAGACCTTCGCCACCGAGCCCACCCTTTCTCAGGCCTTTGTTCCCTGGTTCATGCGGGTGGTGCCCAATGATGACCAGCAGGCGGCTGTCATCCTGGACCAGATACAAAAAGAAGGCGGAGGAAAAACCGGCATCCTCTCGGTAGAGAGCTACGACACCCGTTATGCCATTAAAAGTCTTACCAAAGCGGTAACTCAGAAAACCGGAATGGCACCAGTGCTAATCCCCCTGGATACCAGCCATACCAGGCAGCAGAGAGTTTTCGGTCAGATCATAAGCAATGAACTGGATCACTTAATTATTCCCTACTACGCAGCTAACATGAGTGATCTGATTCAAAGCCTTGGAACGCAGAAACCAGGCCTGAAAATCTATGGCACCCTCCACTTTAAGATGGGAATGGAGAGCCGGGAATCGGGCTCTGAAGCTTTCGAAGGAATTTACCTGATTGGTCTGCATGCTGCCAGGGAAAGCAAGTTTCCGGACTGCCGCTCTGCCTATTTGTACGATGCTGTAAACCTGGTTATCAATGCAATTCAGCATGTCGGAACAGACAGGACATCCATCACAAATTACCTGAGCGAATCGACCTTTTACAAAGGGCTAAGCGGCACTATCTCCTTTGACGAACTGGGAAACAGGAAAAGTGTTCCTTCCCTGCTGCGTATTGAAAACGGGAGCCTGCATGTATTAAATCACCCCTGA
- a CDS encoding ASKHA domain-containing protein: protein METVRITLLPPGKELTVTRGASLIDALHEFGVEFPCGGKGRCGKCKVKVAGGLIQTIPEHQRKLKELGLSPEWRLACMSRAEEDLVLEVGQFETMIQADESSFSFVPLSGYGVAVDLGTTTLVAQLVDLSSSKVLAVETALNPQRRWGSDLITRLESALAGNGPRLSRLIREEIGAMLLKLTGGRKTRIERIVMVGNTVMQHLFSGADIRPLAYYPFDSPDLGIREFSASGLDWDLNCDRISFFPSIGSFVGSDILAGIHATDLWRRKEYSVLVDLGTNGEIVVGNRERLLCASTAAGPAFEGARISRGMLATTGAISSVTDSGEGLSCRVIGNVPASGICGSGLIDAVATLLDRGMLGVFGEILSGDGEIALTEGVSLTARDIQEFLLAKAAIAAGLTILLRKLGISAEEISRIYISGAFGTYINLEKMLRTGMMDFPPDRFRKLGNSALMGAKMFLFSPMELTEKILGLSSHVNLESEKDFQDIYVNSLSFNTPSS, encoded by the coding sequence TTGGAAACCGTCCGGATCACACTACTTCCTCCTGGCAAAGAACTGACAGTCACCAGGGGAGCTTCCTTAATCGATGCTCTGCACGAATTCGGTGTTGAATTTCCCTGCGGGGGGAAGGGAAGATGTGGCAAGTGTAAAGTGAAGGTAGCCGGGGGCCTAATCCAAACCATTCCGGAGCATCAGAGAAAACTTAAAGAACTGGGACTTTCCCCGGAGTGGAGACTGGCTTGCATGAGCAGGGCTGAGGAGGATCTGGTGCTGGAAGTGGGACAGTTCGAAACGATGATCCAGGCCGATGAAAGTTCCTTCTCGTTTGTGCCCCTTTCCGGTTATGGAGTGGCAGTGGATCTGGGAACCACCACCCTGGTGGCGCAGCTGGTGGACCTCTCTAGCTCAAAGGTGCTTGCTGTTGAAACAGCCCTGAACCCCCAGCGCAGATGGGGAAGCGATCTGATCACCAGGCTTGAATCGGCACTTGCCGGGAACGGGCCCCGGCTAAGCCGCTTGATCCGGGAGGAGATCGGAGCCATGTTACTGAAGCTGACCGGAGGAAGAAAGACCAGGATCGAGAGGATCGTGATGGTGGGGAACACGGTGATGCAGCATCTGTTTTCCGGCGCCGATATCAGGCCGCTGGCTTATTATCCCTTTGATTCGCCCGACCTGGGAATCAGGGAATTCAGCGCCTCCGGGCTGGACTGGGATTTAAACTGTGACCGGATCAGCTTCTTCCCTTCCATCGGGAGCTTTGTGGGAAGTGATATCCTGGCGGGAATACATGCCACGGACCTGTGGCGCAGAAAGGAGTATTCGGTACTGGTGGACCTGGGAACCAACGGGGAGATTGTCGTTGGGAACAGAGAGCGCTTGTTATGTGCCTCCACCGCAGCAGGACCTGCTTTTGAAGGTGCCAGGATATCCAGGGGGATGCTGGCCACTACCGGGGCTATTTCGTCGGTCACGGACAGCGGGGAGGGATTAAGTTGCCGGGTGATCGGGAATGTTCCGGCTTCAGGAATCTGCGGAAGCGGCCTGATCGATGCGGTGGCCACGCTCCTGGACAGGGGTATGCTGGGAGTTTTTGGGGAGATCCTCTCAGGTGATGGGGAGATAGCTCTTACGGAGGGGGTCAGCCTTACAGCCAGGGATATCCAGGAGTTCCTGCTGGCCAAGGCAGCCATCGCGGCCGGTCTGACTATTCTGCTGCGAAAGCTTGGAATCAGTGCAGAGGAGATCTCCCGTATTTACATATCCGGGGCTTTTGGTACCTATATTAATCTGGAGAAGATGCTTCGGACAGGAATGATGGATTTTCCTCCGGATCGTTTTCGAAAACTGGGAAACTCCGCTTTGATGGGAGCCAAGATGTTTCTCTTTTCCCCGATGGAGCTGACTGAAAAGATTCTGGGCCTTAGCAGCCATGTGAACCTGGAGTCTGAGAAGGATTTCCAGGATATTTATGTAAACTCCCTCTCCTTTAATACCCCTTCCAGCTAA
- a CDS encoding cobalamin-dependent protein (Presence of a B(12) (cobalamin)-binding domain implies dependence on cobalamin itself, in one of its several forms, or in some unusual lineages, dependence on a cobalamin-like analog.), translated as MDSLLVKLGEAVEAGKVDKNSPYPPQMKGLDGADEIAFEALASGVSPSDILTVALVPAMDRIGQKFSENKIFVPQMLMSAKAMGAAMKHLKPFFQSGDVKTKGTFIIGTVKGDLHDIGKNLVAMMVEGGGWSIIDLGVDVNEDTFTQAVSENPGAVVGLSALLTTTMANMEEIVRKIKGTHPGTRILVGGAPLTDEFRIQIGADFYSPDPRGAVEYLKELAV; from the coding sequence ATGGATTCCTTATTAGTAAAACTTGGTGAAGCAGTGGAAGCTGGAAAAGTGGACAAAAACTCCCCCTATCCCCCGCAGATGAAGGGACTGGACGGAGCGGATGAAATTGCCTTCGAGGCTCTGGCCAGTGGAGTATCTCCCTCAGATATTCTTACCGTGGCGCTGGTCCCGGCCATGGACCGCATCGGACAAAAGTTTTCAGAGAACAAGATATTTGTCCCCCAGATGTTAATGTCCGCCAAAGCCATGGGGGCTGCCATGAAGCACCTGAAGCCCTTCTTTCAGAGTGGTGATGTGAAAACCAAAGGAACCTTTATCATCGGTACCGTGAAGGGTGACCTGCACGATATTGGAAAGAATCTGGTGGCTATGATGGTGGAAGGCGGGGGATGGAGCATCATTGACCTGGGCGTGGATGTGAATGAAGATACCTTTACACAGGCAGTTTCGGAGAATCCGGGGGCGGTGGTCGGCCTGTCCGCTCTGCTTACCACTACCATGGCCAATATGGAGGAGATTGTAAGGAAGATCAAAGGGACTCATCCCGGTACCAGGATCCTGGTGGGCGGAGCTCCTCTGACAGACGAGTTCAGAATCCAGATCGGAGCTGATTTCTATTCCCCCGATCCCCGCGGTGCCGTGGAATACTTAAAAGAACTTGCCGTTTAG
- a CDS encoding formate--tetrahydrofolate ligase, translated as MNDLDIAKKVKLLHISAIAGKLGIHEDLIEMFGKYKAKLPLHLIDEKRVKQSKLILVSATSPTPAGEGKTTVSIGLSEGLNRLGKKSTVVLREPSLGPIFGIKGGATGGGYSQVLPMEDINLHFTGDFAAIEKAHNLLSAVIDNNIQSRTNGLGLDPRTISWKRVIDMNDRSLRRIIVGLGGTTSGVPRETGFDITAASEIMAILCLAADIHDLKIRLGNIFVGYTHQKEPIYARDLKAEGAMAALLKDAIMPNLVQTIEGNPAIIHGGPFANIAQGTNSVIATKMGMTLSEYTVTEAGFGFDLGAEKFFDIKCQSAGLSPKVVVLTTTIRALKYHGGAELMKLKDPDPEALRKGLPNLEKHLENIRQFKVTPVIALNRFTSDTKEEIDMVLEKARSLGVDCAVADLWAKGGEGALDLAEKVMALAESDPPVFEPLYDWNWDVKRKIETLATRIYGAEHVDYSPQARQDLKKISELGLEQLPVCIAKTQKSLSDNPALLGRPKDFIITVREIEIASGAGFLIPITGNIMRMPGLPAHPASENISIDNDGNITGLM; from the coding sequence ATGAATGATCTTGACATAGCCAAAAAAGTAAAGCTACTGCATATCTCAGCCATCGCAGGCAAGCTGGGTATTCACGAAGATCTGATAGAGATGTTCGGTAAGTATAAAGCCAAGCTGCCCCTGCATCTCATTGATGAAAAGCGGGTTAAACAGAGCAAGCTGATCCTGGTATCCGCCACCTCTCCCACTCCTGCGGGAGAGGGCAAAACTACGGTATCCATAGGCCTCTCAGAGGGGCTTAACCGCCTGGGGAAGAAAAGCACGGTGGTTCTCAGGGAGCCTTCCCTGGGGCCCATCTTCGGGATCAAGGGAGGGGCCACCGGCGGAGGATACTCCCAGGTACTGCCCATGGAGGATATCAATCTTCATTTCACGGGCGACTTTGCCGCTATCGAAAAGGCGCATAACCTGCTCTCCGCGGTGATCGATAACAATATTCAAAGCAGGACCAACGGACTGGGACTCGATCCGAGAACCATCTCCTGGAAAAGGGTGATTGATATGAATGACCGGTCGTTGCGCCGGATCATCGTGGGGCTTGGAGGCACCACCTCAGGCGTTCCGAGGGAAACCGGCTTCGATATTACAGCAGCCTCGGAGATCATGGCCATCCTTTGCCTGGCGGCCGATATTCACGATCTGAAAATCAGGCTGGGCAATATTTTTGTAGGATATACGCATCAGAAAGAGCCCATATATGCCCGGGATCTGAAAGCGGAAGGGGCCATGGCTGCCCTGCTGAAAGATGCCATTATGCCCAATCTGGTACAAACCATTGAAGGAAATCCGGCCATTATTCACGGAGGGCCCTTTGCCAATATCGCCCAGGGGACCAACTCAGTGATAGCCACCAAGATGGGAATGACCCTTTCGGAGTATACCGTCACGGAAGCGGGCTTTGGCTTTGACCTGGGAGCTGAGAAATTCTTCGATATCAAATGTCAGAGTGCGGGCCTTTCACCGAAGGTGGTGGTCCTGACCACCACCATCCGGGCCCTGAAATACCATGGCGGTGCCGAATTGATGAAACTGAAGGATCCGGATCCTGAAGCCCTGAGAAAGGGACTGCCCAACCTGGAAAAACACCTGGAAAACATCAGGCAGTTTAAGGTGACTCCCGTGATAGCCCTGAACCGCTTTACCTCCGATACCAAAGAGGAGATCGACATGGTGCTTGAAAAAGCCAGATCACTGGGCGTCGACTGCGCCGTGGCAGATCTTTGGGCCAAAGGAGGCGAAGGGGCCCTGGATCTGGCAGAAAAGGTGATGGCCCTTGCCGAGTCCGACCCTCCGGTGTTTGAGCCCCTGTATGACTGGAACTGGGATGTAAAAAGAAAGATAGAAACTCTGGCCACCAGGATATATGGTGCCGAACATGTGGATTACTCGCCCCAGGCCAGGCAGGATTTGAAAAAGATTTCCGAACTGGGTCTGGAACAACTGCCGGTCTGTATTGCCAAGACTCAAAAATCCCTCTCCGACAATCCCGCCCTGCTGGGCCGGCCCAAAGACTTTATCATCACTGTACGCGAGATTGAGATTGCATCGGGAGCAGGATTCCTGATCCCCATTACCGGAAACATCATGAGGATGCCTGGCCTGCCGGCCCATCCGGCATCAGAAAATATCAGCATCGATAATGACGGGAATATTACAGGACTCATGTAA
- a CDS encoding dihydropteroate synthase, translating to MQTILRGKTKEVIIDTEGPVVVIGESINPTRRKKLAETLRNHDFEFVLQLAKSQIESGAEVLDVNVGFPGVDDESMLPETVRAIQESFDIPLCLDSPNPKAIEAALKAAEGKALINSVNGEEKSLQAILPQAREYGAAVIGLVMDEEGITQDPELRFQIAEKILNRAVRTGIPAEDVIIDPLAMAVSADHDACMVTLQTIKLVHDRLGLNITQGASNISFGLPNREELNKAHLAISIWNGLSCPIANPDKITTFVRALDLVRARDEFAMRFTEFFFSQEALKNS from the coding sequence ATGCAAACCATACTCAGAGGCAAGACAAAAGAGGTGATCATCGACACCGAAGGACCGGTAGTCGTCATTGGCGAAAGCATCAATCCCACCCGCCGCAAGAAACTGGCGGAGACCCTGCGAAACCATGATTTTGAATTCGTCCTGCAACTCGCAAAATCGCAGATAGAAAGCGGCGCAGAGGTCCTGGATGTAAATGTGGGCTTTCCCGGGGTGGACGATGAAAGCATGCTGCCAGAAACTGTGAGGGCCATTCAGGAGAGCTTTGACATCCCCCTCTGCCTGGACTCCCCCAATCCCAAAGCCATCGAGGCAGCATTAAAGGCGGCCGAAGGCAAAGCTTTGATTAACTCGGTGAATGGAGAAGAAAAGTCCCTGCAGGCCATCCTTCCCCAGGCCAGAGAGTACGGAGCAGCAGTGATCGGGCTGGTGATGGATGAGGAAGGGATCACACAGGATCCGGAACTCAGATTTCAGATTGCAGAAAAGATTCTTAACCGGGCCGTCCGGACAGGGATTCCAGCGGAGGATGTGATCATTGATCCCCTGGCCATGGCGGTCAGCGCCGATCACGATGCATGTATGGTCACCCTGCAAACCATCAAACTGGTTCACGACCGACTTGGTCTCAATATCACACAGGGAGCCAGCAACATCTCTTTCGGACTGCCTAACAGGGAAGAACTGAACAAGGCTCATTTGGCCATTTCCATCTGGAACGGTCTCAGTTGTCCCATCGCCAACCCTGACAAAATCACGACCTTTGTCAGGGCCCTGGACCTGGTCAGGGCCAGGGATGAATTCGCTATGCGGTTTACAGAATTCTTCTTTAGTCAGGAGGCTTTGAAAAACAGTTGA
- a CDS encoding methylenetetrahydrofolate reductase C-terminal domain-containing protein, with translation MAVFTPGRRWQAPFLPSKKEPFGKRVLRKVERMVKGPLFGCRMCGNCLLQETAFICPMECPKGMRNGPCGGSTPEKCYVDETRPCIWYKIYERSFKMGREKRLLEVLPPLDWDKAGTETWGDVIRSIRHFGSGSFIKAGLSRNKEKKRESWEAVFQAVRQPSWWKGDPEYHPPLKKEPVSPLESALKAGKFVITAEVSPPLSAATGKLKRDIALVGDLVTAINFTDSASAYPRMSSMACCKIAADMGADPVLQIAARDKTRSGLQSDIMGANVMGVHNVLCISGDHARTGPTPTSSTNILDMDAVQMLWILRRMRDEGIYLDGRKMNSAPRLFLGAAASPFASEPRFQALREEKKINAGAQFFQTNLIFDAQALDPWLEALDKRGVPDKVFILAGVTPIRSRRMALHLHHHIPGVRIPKNILDRFEEAKEDNYEELGVEIALDIMEKIRGKQGIRGFHLMSVGWEAIVPRLIRDAGLQSSLRAV, from the coding sequence ATGGCCGTATTTACCCCAGGCAGAAGATGGCAGGCTCCCTTCCTGCCTTCTAAGAAAGAGCCCTTTGGCAAAAGAGTTCTGAGAAAGGTGGAGCGGATGGTGAAGGGCCCCCTCTTCGGCTGCCGGATGTGTGGGAACTGCCTGCTTCAGGAAACCGCCTTTATCTGCCCCATGGAGTGTCCCAAAGGCATGCGTAACGGGCCCTGTGGAGGATCAACACCGGAAAAGTGCTATGTGGATGAGACCCGGCCCTGCATCTGGTATAAAATCTATGAACGCTCCTTTAAGATGGGCAGGGAGAAGAGGCTGCTCGAAGTATTGCCGCCCCTGGATTGGGACAAGGCAGGGACCGAAACCTGGGGAGATGTAATCCGTTCGATCCGTCATTTCGGTTCCGGCAGCTTTATTAAAGCAGGTCTCTCCCGGAACAAGGAGAAAAAACGGGAATCCTGGGAAGCGGTGTTTCAAGCGGTCCGGCAGCCCTCCTGGTGGAAAGGCGACCCGGAATATCATCCCCCTCTGAAAAAAGAGCCCGTCTCCCCCTTGGAGAGTGCCCTGAAGGCAGGGAAATTTGTTATTACTGCCGAGGTATCCCCGCCTTTGAGTGCAGCCACCGGAAAGCTGAAGCGCGACATTGCCCTGGTCGGGGATCTGGTCACAGCCATTAACTTTACCGACAGTGCCTCGGCTTATCCGCGCATGTCGAGCATGGCCTGCTGCAAGATCGCCGCTGATATGGGTGCAGATCCGGTGCTTCAGATCGCAGCCAGGGACAAAACCCGCAGCGGATTGCAATCCGATATCATGGGAGCCAATGTCATGGGGGTACATAATGTACTGTGCATTTCAGGCGACCATGCCCGCACAGGCCCCACACCCACCAGCTCTACCAATATCCTGGATATGGATGCGGTGCAGATGCTCTGGATACTGAGACGAATGAGAGATGAAGGCATCTATCTGGATGGACGGAAGATGAATTCGGCTCCCCGCTTGTTCCTGGGAGCCGCTGCTTCTCCTTTTGCTTCTGAACCCCGTTTTCAGGCCCTCCGAGAAGAAAAGAAGATCAATGCCGGGGCACAGTTTTTCCAGACCAACCTGATCTTCGACGCGCAGGCACTGGATCCGTGGCTGGAAGCACTGGATAAAAGAGGGGTGCCTGATAAGGTCTTCATCCTCGCCGGAGTTACTCCCATACGAAGCAGGCGGATGGCCCTGCACCTGCATCACCACATTCCGGGAGTCCGGATTCCCAAAAACATCCTGGACCGCTTCGAAGAGGCTAAAGAAGATAATTATGAAGAACTTGGAGTGGAGATTGCCCTGGATATCATGGAAAAGATCCGGGGTAAACAAGGCATCAGGGGCTTCCACCTGATGTCGGTAGGCTGGGAAGCCATCGTGCCCCGCCTTATCAGGGATGCCGGACTGCAAAGCTCCTTGAGAGCAGTTTAA
- the gyrB gene encoding DNA topoisomerase (ATP-hydrolyzing) subunit B, with protein sequence MSEQLNKKDYSADSIQVLEGLEAVRKRPAMFIGDVSEKGLHHLVYEVVDNSIDEALAGHCSRIDLTINEDNSVTVVDDGRGIPIDMHEKEGKSALEVVMTVLHAGGKFDKESYKVSGGLHGVGVSCVNALSGTLKAEVHRGGEIYVQTYQKGIPDGPVTKVGTTQKTGTIVTFKPDETIFTVTEFKYEILASRLRELAFLNKGIQLNIKDMREKEENGNGNGNGNEHAESAYRHDEFYSEEGLKEFVAFLDANRESLIEETVHIDTEKNDVPVEIALQYNTSFSENIHSYVNNINTIEGGTHLSGFRRGLTRTLKNYAEKSGMLSKLKFDINGDDFREGLTAIISVKVAEPQFEGQTKTKLGNSDIMGVVDQAVSASLAYYLEEHPKDARQIVSKVILAATARHAARKARELVQRKNVLSGAGLPGKLADCSEKDPALTEIYLVEGDSAGGTAKQGRDRAFQAIMPLRGKILNVEKAMVHKIFENEEIKNIFTALGVKIGTEEDSKALNIAGLRYHKIIIMTDADVDGSHIATLIMTFFFRYMNELIKNGYLYIATPPLYLVRKGKNERYCWSEEEREAFIKEVGGGKESGVHIQRYKGLGEMNAEQLWDTTMNPENRTLRQVTIDSAAEADRIFSMLMGDEVPPRREFIEKHAKYANIDA encoded by the coding sequence ATGAGTGAGCAGTTGAACAAAAAAGATTATTCGGCGGATAGTATACAGGTCTTGGAAGGATTGGAAGCGGTACGTAAGAGACCTGCCATGTTTATTGGGGACGTCAGTGAAAAGGGATTGCACCACCTGGTTTATGAAGTGGTGGATAACTCCATTGATGAGGCACTGGCCGGACATTGCAGCAGAATTGATTTAACCATCAATGAGGATAACTCCGTTACCGTGGTGGATGATGGCCGCGGTATTCCGATTGATATGCATGAGAAGGAGGGGAAATCCGCTCTGGAAGTGGTTATGACAGTGCTTCATGCCGGTGGCAAGTTTGATAAGGAATCCTACAAGGTCTCAGGCGGATTGCATGGGGTAGGGGTATCCTGTGTAAATGCCCTCTCCGGAACCCTGAAGGCCGAGGTCCACAGAGGTGGGGAGATTTATGTCCAGACCTACCAGAAAGGGATCCCCGACGGTCCGGTTACGAAAGTCGGCACCACCCAAAAGACCGGGACCATCGTTACTTTTAAGCCCGATGAAACTATTTTTACGGTTACCGAATTCAAATATGAGATTCTGGCTTCCCGCCTCCGGGAACTGGCTTTCCTGAACAAGGGAATTCAGCTCAATATCAAGGATATGCGAGAGAAGGAGGAGAATGGAAACGGGAACGGAAACGGGAATGAGCATGCTGAAAGTGCTTACCGCCATGATGAGTTTTATTCGGAAGAGGGGCTCAAGGAGTTTGTAGCCTTCCTGGACGCCAACCGGGAGTCGCTTATCGAGGAAACGGTGCATATAGATACGGAGAAGAACGATGTTCCTGTAGAGATTGCCCTGCAGTACAATACCTCCTTCTCGGAGAATATTCACTCTTATGTAAATAATATCAATACCATTGAAGGTGGGACGCACCTTTCGGGTTTCAGAAGGGGGCTGACCCGCACTCTGAAAAATTATGCTGAAAAATCGGGGATGCTCTCCAAACTGAAGTTTGATATCAACGGAGACGATTTTCGGGAGGGTTTAACAGCTATCATTTCCGTGAAAGTGGCGGAACCCCAGTTTGAAGGCCAGACCAAGACCAAACTGGGGAACTCAGATATCATGGGTGTGGTTGATCAGGCAGTAAGCGCTTCACTGGCCTATTACCTGGAGGAGCATCCAAAGGATGCCAGGCAAATTGTCAGCAAAGTGATCCTGGCTGCTACCGCCCGTCATGCGGCAAGAAAAGCCAGGGAACTGGTTCAGCGCAAAAATGTCTTATCGGGTGCGGGGCTGCCAGGTAAACTGGCCGATTGCTCCGAAAAGGATCCTGCCTTGACGGAGATTTACCTGGTGGAGGGTGATTCTGCAGGGGGAACTGCCAAGCAGGGCAGGGACAGGGCTTTCCAGGCCATTATGCCTTTGAGGGGCAAGATTCTGAATGTGGAGAAGGCCATGGTACACAAGATCTTTGAGAACGAAGAGATCAAGAATATCTTCACAGCTTTGGGCGTGAAGATCGGTACGGAAGAGGATAGCAAGGCGCTGAATATAGCAGGATTACGTTACCACAAGATCATCATCATGACGGATGCCGATGTGGATGGTTCCCACATAGCCACCCTGATCATGACCTTTTTCTTCAGGTATATGAATGAGCTGATTAAAAACGGATACCTCTATATCGCGACCCCACCACTTTACCTGGTACGTAAAGGTAAAAACGAGCGGTACTGCTGGAGCGAGGAGGAGCGTGAAGCCTTCATTAAAGAGGTTGGAGGCGGAAAAGAGTCAGGTGTTCATATCCAGCGCTATAAGGGTCTGGGGGAGATGAATGCGGAGCAACTCTGGGATACTACCATGAATCCTGAGAACAGGACCCTCAGGCAGGTAACCATCGATAGTGCCGCCGAGGCCGATCGTATCTTCTCCATGCTCATGGGAGATGAGGTTCCTCCCCGCAGGGAGTTTATCGAGAAGCACGCCAAGTATGCCAACATCGATGCATGA
- a CDS encoding DNA alkylation repair protein, with amino-acid sequence METEAIIKEVLEALTDLGSAERREKSKSYFPTAQKVLGVTSPEIRQVLKEIRRKYSSWCAEEWIAFCKSLVATGVFECQVLAFETHGRDKSLLDALEYQDLEALGRNLDNWASVDHYTVGIFGVLWGRGVVQDHHIEALLESKNFWERRMAVVSSVPLNLKSRGGKGDTPRTISVCERVVDDHHDMIQKALSWVLRELSKRDRDAVSSFLERNEKRLANRVLREVNHKLDFGTKN; translated from the coding sequence ATGGAAACAGAAGCTATAATCAAAGAGGTCCTTGAGGCACTAACAGATCTGGGAAGTGCCGAACGGAGAGAAAAATCAAAAAGTTATTTTCCCACCGCACAAAAGGTATTGGGTGTTACCAGTCCGGAAATCAGGCAGGTACTGAAAGAGATCAGGAGGAAATATTCCAGCTGGTGTGCCGAAGAGTGGATTGCTTTCTGCAAATCCCTGGTGGCCACTGGAGTTTTTGAGTGTCAGGTTCTTGCCTTTGAGACGCATGGAAGGGACAAGAGCTTATTGGATGCCCTGGAGTATCAGGACCTGGAGGCACTTGGAAGAAACCTGGATAACTGGGCTTCGGTAGATCACTATACGGTGGGGATATTTGGGGTGCTTTGGGGAAGAGGAGTGGTTCAGGATCATCACATTGAGGCATTACTTGAATCAAAGAATTTCTGGGAGCGAAGGATGGCTGTTGTTTCCTCGGTGCCCCTGAATCTGAAATCCCGCGGTGGCAAAGGCGATACCCCGCGGACCATCTCGGTTTGCGAAAGAGTTGTGGATGATCACCACGACATGATCCAGAAGGCTCTCTCCTGGGTGCTCAGGGAACTTTCCAAACGGGACCGGGATGCAGTTAGTTCATTTCTGGAACGGAACGAAAAGCGACTGGCAAACAGAGTGCTCCGGGAGGTCAATCACAAACTTGATTTCGGGACTAAGAATTAA
- a CDS encoding DUF4276 family protein, producing the protein MRKLAIFVEGLTEQILVRHMLQTVLGQNRIAIQTVKITGGHNVRMSFTVMRAAHVERYTDYYIMIYDCGGESNVKGYLMAHRDKLVSSGYTMVMGLRDVYPNFKREEVGRLRRGLNYKLPQKGAATRIYLAVMETEAWFLGEYKHLKKVSPKLTPQFIEKRLGFNPRTENMEDRDRPAADMKAAYQLVGHDYTKKRDRLSAVVQKLDFNHFNHALAEKMPSLGTFVDGLSAFFQESL; encoded by the coding sequence ATGAGAAAACTGGCCATTTTTGTAGAGGGGCTTACCGAACAGATCCTGGTCAGGCATATGCTTCAGACAGTACTCGGACAGAACAGGATCGCCATTCAAACCGTAAAGATCACCGGCGGGCACAATGTCAGAATGTCTTTCACGGTGATGCGGGCCGCCCATGTGGAGAGGTATACGGACTATTATATCATGATTTACGATTGTGGAGGTGAAAGCAATGTGAAAGGCTACCTGATGGCGCACCGCGATAAACTGGTCTCCAGCGGGTATACCATGGTTATGGGACTGAGAGATGTATATCCCAATTTCAAGCGGGAGGAGGTAGGCAGACTGCGGAGGGGGCTCAATTATAAATTACCACAGAAGGGAGCAGCCACCAGGATTTATCTGGCAGTGATGGAGACCGAGGCCTGGTTCCTGGGAGAATACAAACATCTGAAAAAGGTTTCACCCAAACTGACACCCCAGTTTATTGAGAAACGGCTGGGATTTAATCCACGTACAGAAAACATGGAGGACCGCGACCGGCCGGCTGCAGATATGAAAGCCGCCTACCAGCTGGTGGGTCACGATTACACCAAAAAACGGGACAGGCTCAGCGCGGTGGTCCAAAAACTTGATTTTAACCATTTCAACCATGCCCTGGCGGAAAAGATGCCCAGCCTGGGGACTTTTGTGGATGGCCTTTCAGCGTTCTTCCAGGAGAGTCTGTAA